From Minwuia thermotolerans, the proteins below share one genomic window:
- a CDS encoding ABC transporter ATP-binding protein yields MSIDHAILAEGLRKTYRGSKGEPGKEALKGVDLSVPRGSFFALLGPNGAGKSTFINILAGLVIKSGGAASIWGHDIDRATRKARSAIGVVPQELNLDAFFTPREVVEFQAGLYGVPKKERQTMEVLDAMGLADKADVYSRTLSGGMRRRLLVAKAMIHRPPVLVLDEPTAGVDVELRQQLWGYIRRLNQDGTTIVLTTHYLEEAEELCDTIAIIDNGEVVVSEPKERLVRRLDRKTIAVRVEGEVGELPAELRRMGAEVDDVGYISLSYRPSKDSIGAMLAAVQAAGYQIVDVTTHEADLEDVFLSITRQVKNDEAA; encoded by the coding sequence ATGAGCATCGATCACGCCATCCTGGCCGAGGGCCTGCGCAAGACCTATCGCGGCTCGAAGGGCGAACCCGGCAAGGAAGCCCTCAAGGGCGTCGATCTTTCCGTGCCGCGCGGTTCGTTCTTCGCCCTGCTGGGACCGAATGGCGCGGGGAAGTCCACCTTCATCAACATCCTTGCCGGACTGGTCATCAAGTCCGGCGGCGCCGCCTCGATCTGGGGTCACGACATCGACCGCGCGACCCGGAAGGCGCGCTCGGCCATCGGCGTCGTGCCGCAGGAACTCAATCTGGACGCGTTCTTCACCCCGCGTGAGGTGGTGGAATTCCAGGCAGGGCTCTACGGCGTGCCGAAGAAGGAGCGCCAGACCATGGAGGTCCTCGACGCCATGGGGCTGGCCGACAAGGCCGACGTCTATTCGCGCACGCTCTCGGGCGGCATGCGCCGGCGGTTGCTTGTGGCCAAGGCGATGATCCACCGTCCGCCGGTGCTGGTGCTGGACGAGCCCACCGCCGGGGTCGACGTGGAACTGCGCCAGCAGCTCTGGGGCTATATCCGCCGGCTCAACCAGGACGGCACCACGATCGTGCTGACGACGCATTACCTCGAGGAGGCCGAGGAGCTTTGTGACACGATCGCCATCATCGACAATGGCGAGGTGGTGGTCAGCGAACCCAAGGAACGGCTCGTCCGGCGTCTGGACCGAAAGACCATCGCGGTCCGGGTCGAGGGGGAGGTGGGCGAGCTGCCTGCCGAGCTCAGGCGCATGGGCGCTGAAGTCGATGACGTGGGCTACATCTCCCTGAGCTACAGGCCATCGAAGGACTCCATCGGCGCCATGCTCGCGGCGGTACAGGCGGCGGGCTATCAGATTGTGGATGTCACCACCCACGAGGCCGATCTGGAGGATGTCTTTCTGTCGATTACGCGGCAGGTCAAGAACGACGAAGCGGCATGA
- a CDS encoding zinc-finger domain-containing protein yields the protein MTVATAETVKIDKRRVACDGGGGALGHPTVYLEMGRNDRIDCPYCGRHFVYQGPERKEPGS from the coding sequence ATGACCGTGGCTACGGCGGAAACCGTGAAGATCGACAAGCGCCGGGTCGCCTGCGACGGCGGCGGCGGCGCCCTGGGCCATCCGACCGTCTATCTGGAAATGGGCCGCAACGACCGGATCGACTGCCCCTATTGCGGCCGGCATTTCGTCTATCAGGGCCCCGAGCGCAAGGAGCCCGGTTCCTGA
- the polA gene encoding DNA polymerase I: MAENGKHLVYLIDGSGYIFRAYHALPPLTRPDGTNVGAVSGFCNMLYKLLDETLQSGKATHFAVIFDHSSKSFRNEIYSDYKANRPPPPEDLVPQFPLFRDAVRAFGLPCIEMEGYEADDLIATYTEQAKADGHDVVIVSSDKDLMQLVDGGVTMLDPMKNRPIGRAEVREKFFVEPERVVDVQALAGDSTDNVPGVPGIGIKTAAQLIEEYGDLENLLAHAEEIKQPKRRQNLIEHAELARISRDLVRLKRDVEVEHDIDGFIIGAPDPAPLIGFLEAQSFRTLTSRVRARFGGEEGQALNEVAETPPPEDAEYELIQDMAALEKWIAEIRKCGFVAVDTETNSLDAVAADLVGISLSTAPGHACYIPLRHRGAAPDGELDLGGGAADAPKQIPLADAIAALRPVFADPGILKIGQNIKYDCTVLQRAGAPMHPIDDTMLLSFVLDAGAHGHGMDELSRLHLDYTPIPYKEVAGTGKAQITFDRVPLDKALDYAAEDADITFRLWRVLKPRLAQEHMATVYETIERPLVPVIAAMEQAGIKVDAEILRELSNDFELRAAEIESDIHALAGESFNIGSPKQLGEILFDRMSLGGGRKGKTGAYATGADILEDLAAQGHELPRRVLDWRQLTKLKSTYTDALQKEINPLTGRVHTAYHMAGASTGRLASSDPNLQNIPIRTEEGRKIRRAFVAEKGCKLISADYSQIELRILAHIADIEALKGAFAEGADIHALTASEVFGVPLAEMDGATRRKAKAINFGIIYGISPFGLARQLQIPQGEAKSFIDAYFERYPGVKDYMDQAREQAREHGFVETLYGRRIHLATIRDKNPARRSFAERAAINAPIQGSAADIIKRAMIRIPAALDDAGLAAKMLLQVHDELIFEAPEDQVDATIKAVKTTMERAARLSVPLTVEAGVGDSWADAH, translated from the coding sequence ATGGCGGAGAACGGCAAGCATCTGGTCTATCTGATCGACGGCTCGGGCTACATCTTCCGCGCCTATCACGCCCTGCCGCCGCTGACCCGCCCCGACGGCACCAATGTCGGCGCGGTCTCGGGTTTCTGCAACATGCTCTACAAGCTGCTGGACGAGACGCTGCAGTCCGGCAAGGCGACCCACTTCGCCGTCATCTTCGACCATTCCTCCAAGAGTTTCCGCAACGAGATCTACAGCGACTACAAGGCCAACCGGCCGCCGCCGCCCGAGGACCTGGTGCCGCAATTTCCGCTGTTCCGCGACGCCGTGCGCGCCTTCGGCCTGCCCTGCATCGAGATGGAAGGCTACGAGGCCGACGACCTGATCGCGACCTACACCGAACAGGCGAAGGCCGACGGCCATGACGTCGTGATCGTCTCCTCCGACAAGGACCTGATGCAGCTCGTCGACGGCGGCGTCACCATGCTGGACCCGATGAAGAACCGCCCGATCGGCCGCGCCGAGGTGCGCGAGAAGTTCTTCGTGGAGCCCGAGCGGGTGGTCGACGTCCAGGCGCTGGCCGGGGATTCAACCGACAACGTGCCGGGCGTACCGGGAATCGGCATCAAGACCGCTGCGCAACTCATTGAGGAATATGGGGACCTCGAAAACCTTCTCGCTCATGCCGAAGAGATCAAGCAGCCCAAGCGCCGTCAGAATCTGATCGAGCATGCCGAGCTTGCGCGGATCAGCCGGGACCTGGTCCGGCTGAAGCGCGACGTCGAGGTCGAACACGACATTGACGGCTTCATCATCGGGGCCCCCGATCCGGCGCCGCTGATCGGCTTCCTCGAGGCGCAGAGCTTCCGCACCCTGACCAGCCGGGTCCGCGCGCGCTTCGGCGGCGAGGAGGGTCAGGCCCTGAACGAAGTCGCCGAAACGCCGCCGCCGGAAGATGCCGAATACGAACTGATTCAGGATATGGCGGCGCTGGAGAAGTGGATCGCGGAGATCCGCAAATGCGGTTTCGTCGCGGTGGACACGGAAACGAATTCCCTCGACGCGGTCGCGGCCGATCTCGTCGGCATCTCGCTTTCCACCGCGCCGGGCCACGCCTGCTACATCCCGCTGCGCCACCGCGGCGCGGCGCCGGACGGCGAACTCGATCTGGGCGGCGGGGCCGCGGATGCGCCGAAGCAGATTCCGCTCGCTGACGCCATCGCGGCGTTGCGGCCCGTGTTCGCCGATCCGGGCATTCTCAAGATCGGGCAGAACATCAAGTACGACTGCACGGTGCTGCAGCGCGCCGGCGCGCCGATGCACCCGATCGACGACACAATGCTGCTCAGTTTCGTGCTGGACGCCGGCGCCCACGGCCACGGCATGGACGAGCTTTCGCGGCTGCATCTGGACTACACGCCGATCCCCTACAAGGAGGTCGCGGGCACGGGCAAGGCGCAGATCACCTTCGACAGGGTGCCGCTGGACAAGGCGCTCGACTACGCCGCCGAGGACGCCGACATCACCTTCCGGCTCTGGCGGGTGTTGAAGCCGCGCCTGGCGCAGGAGCACATGGCGACCGTCTACGAGACCATCGAACGCCCGCTGGTGCCTGTGATCGCGGCGATGGAACAGGCCGGCATCAAGGTCGACGCGGAAATCCTGCGCGAGCTGTCCAACGACTTCGAACTGCGCGCCGCCGAAATCGAAAGCGATATCCACGCACTGGCCGGCGAAAGCTTCAACATCGGCAGCCCCAAACAGCTCGGCGAGATCCTGTTCGACCGGATGAGCCTCGGCGGCGGCAGGAAGGGCAAGACCGGCGCCTACGCCACCGGCGCGGACATCCTGGAAGACCTGGCGGCCCAGGGCCATGAACTGCCGCGGCGGGTGCTCGACTGGCGCCAGCTCACCAAGCTGAAGTCGACCTATACCGACGCCCTGCAGAAGGAAATCAATCCGCTTACCGGCCGGGTTCACACCGCCTATCACATGGCCGGGGCGTCGACGGGCCGTCTCGCCTCGTCCGATCCGAACCTGCAGAACATCCCGATCCGTACCGAGGAGGGCCGCAAGATCCGCCGTGCCTTCGTCGCCGAGAAGGGCTGCAAGCTGATCTCGGCTGACTACAGCCAGATCGAGCTGCGCATCCTGGCCCATATCGCCGACATCGAGGCGCTGAAGGGCGCCTTCGCCGAGGGCGCGGACATTCACGCGCTCACCGCCTCGGAGGTCTTCGGCGTGCCCCTGGCCGAGATGGACGGCGCCACGCGGCGCAAGGCCAAGGCGATCAACTTCGGCATCATCTACGGCATCTCGCCCTTCGGACTTGCGCGGCAGCTGCAGATCCCCCAGGGCGAGGCGAAGAGCTTCATCGACGCCTATTTCGAGCGCTATCCCGGCGTGAAGGACTACATGGACCAGGCGCGGGAACAGGCCAGGGAACACGGCTTCGTGGAGACGCTCTACGGTCGCCGCATCCACCTCGCCACGATCCGCGACAAGAACCCGGCGCGGCGGAGCTTCGCGGAACGGGCAGCGATCAACGCGCCGATTCAGGGCTCGGCCGCCGATATCATCAAGCGCGCCATGATCCGCATTCCCGCCGCCCTCGACGACGCCGGGCTGGCGGCGAAGATGCTGCTGCAGGTCCACGACGAACTGATCTTCGAAGCGCCCGAGGATCAGGTCGACGCCACCATCAAGGCCGTGAAGACCACCATGGAGCGCGCGGCGCGCCTCTCCGTCCCGCTCACGGTGGAGGCGGGCGTCGGCGATTCATGGGCCGACGCGCACTGA
- a CDS encoding alpha/beta hydrolase has protein sequence MTVQELNSIIELLTSRPQPENPPPAEMRERFEKLATFLPTPGDARTEAVDAGGVPGEWVSAPGANQDRAVLFLHGGGYVIGSINTHRTLAYNLSKAADARILLIDYRLAPENPFPAAVDDAVAAYKWILGQGFKPGDIAVAGDSAGGGLTMALLLALRDAGVEPPACAVPMSPWVDMEGVGESMAANHDIDPMVQKPGLDRMAGMYLNGADARQPLASPIHADLTGLPPLLIQVGTRETLVDDARRLHRKALADGVQSSLEEAGGMIHVWHLFAPMLSEGREAIDRAGLFIRTRAGA, from the coding sequence ATGACCGTGCAGGAACTGAACTCCATCATCGAACTGCTGACCAGCCGCCCGCAGCCGGAGAACCCGCCGCCGGCCGAGATGCGGGAGCGGTTCGAGAAGCTCGCCACCTTCCTGCCGACGCCCGGCGACGCCAGGACCGAGGCCGTCGACGCCGGCGGCGTGCCAGGCGAGTGGGTTTCCGCGCCGGGCGCCAATCAGGACAGGGCCGTGCTGTTCCTGCACGGCGGCGGTTATGTCATTGGCTCCATAAACACCCACCGCACGCTGGCGTACAACCTGTCGAAGGCGGCGGACGCGCGGATCCTGCTGATCGACTACCGCCTGGCGCCGGAGAACCCGTTCCCGGCGGCGGTCGACGATGCCGTGGCGGCCTACAAATGGATTCTGGGCCAGGGCTTCAAGCCGGGAGATATCGCCGTCGCAGGCGACTCGGCGGGTGGCGGCCTGACCATGGCCTTGCTGCTGGCGCTGCGGGACGCGGGCGTGGAACCGCCCGCCTGCGCCGTGCCCATGTCGCCCTGGGTCGACATGGAAGGCGTCGGCGAGAGCATGGCCGCCAATCACGATATCGACCCGATGGTGCAGAAACCGGGCCTCGACCGCATGGCCGGCATGTACCTGAATGGCGCCGACGCGCGTCAGCCGCTGGCCTCGCCGATCCACGCGGATCTCACGGGCCTGCCGCCGCTGCTGATCCAGGTCGGCACCCGGGAAACCCTGGTCGATGACGCGCGCCGGCTGCACCGCAAGGCGCTGGCCGACGGCGTGCAGTCTTCGCTGGAGGAAGCCGGCGGCATGATCCACGTCTGGCACCTGTTCGCGCCGATGCTGTCGGAAGGCCGGGAGGCCATCGATCGGGCGGGCCTGTTCATCCGCACCCGCGCCGGCGCCTGA
- a CDS encoding response regulator transcription factor yields the protein MSETIALVDDDQNIRTSVTIALEGEGFRVRSFGDGIEALRGLQTQPADLVVLDIKMPRMDGMEALTKLRRNSDVPVIFLTSKDDEVDEVLGLKMGADDYITKPFSMRLLVERIRAVLRRREAAGAGGEGERKIIIRGDLMLDPNRHHCEWRGREIKLTVTEFLILESLAIRPGHVKTRDQLMDAAYEENVYVDDRTIDSHIKRLRKKFKAVDEGFTAIDTLYGVGYRFREN from the coding sequence GTGAGCGAGACAATTGCACTGGTCGATGACGATCAGAACATCAGGACATCGGTAACCATCGCCCTGGAGGGCGAAGGGTTTCGCGTACGCAGCTTCGGCGACGGTATCGAGGCCCTGCGCGGACTGCAGACCCAGCCCGCGGACCTGGTCGTCCTCGACATCAAGATGCCGCGCATGGACGGCATGGAGGCGCTGACCAAGCTGAGGCGAAATTCCGACGTGCCGGTGATCTTCCTCACCTCGAAGGACGACGAGGTCGACGAGGTGCTCGGCCTGAAGATGGGCGCCGACGACTACATCACCAAGCCGTTCTCCATGCGCCTGCTGGTGGAACGCATCCGCGCAGTGCTGCGCCGCCGCGAAGCGGCCGGCGCCGGCGGCGAGGGGGAGCGGAAGATCATCATCCGCGGCGATCTGATGCTGGATCCGAACCGCCATCACTGCGAATGGCGCGGCCGCGAGATCAAGCTGACGGTGACCGAGTTCCTGATCCTCGAATCGCTCGCAATCCGGCCGGGCCACGTGAAGACCCGCGACCAACTGATGGACGCCGCCTACGAGGAGAACGTCTATGTCGACGACCGCACCATCGACAGCCACATCAAGCGGCTGCGCAAGAAGTTCAAGGCCGTCGACGAAGGCTTCACCGCGATCGATACGCTCTATGGCGTGGGCTACCGGTTCCGCGAAAACTGA
- a CDS encoding MATE family efflux transporter, protein MSADAGAASVPAGGGGFGRHVGQTLKLAGPVIVARSGVLIMMAVDTAMTGRAGGEELAWFGMGLSPTIALTLLGLGFLLGVSILTAQADGAGESGRTGGIWRTGLVHAAVLGLAFLLICQFGEFLLGAVGHDPALAAGGGEVMRMLGYGLPAVMVFVASSFFLEGLSRPLPGMVIMMAANVVNFGLNWVMIYGNLGFSGMGAEGAALATTIARWLTAFAILTYIWWLPDRDRFGIRRASLPEARVGRRMRRLGYPMGLAMFVEVAAFTTMIQLAGFLGGDGIAGYQIAHNLVALVFMSAIGLGAATGVRVGNAVGRADPQGVRSALAAGLGLVVAAMTVLGGSFLAIPETLVAVYTADAGVVAFALPALAVAGTMMIFDGSQAVLINALRALGDVWFPMMAQILSFWVLAIPAAWIMAFHLELGTAGLMGGIYIGVVAATAVNGWRFRRMSHRPLRRA, encoded by the coding sequence ATGAGCGCGGACGCCGGGGCCGCCTCCGTCCCGGCAGGCGGCGGCGGATTCGGACGCCATGTCGGCCAGACGCTGAAGCTCGCGGGACCGGTTATCGTCGCCCGTTCGGGTGTGCTCATCATGATGGCTGTCGATACGGCGATGACCGGCCGGGCCGGCGGCGAGGAGCTGGCCTGGTTCGGCATGGGTCTCTCGCCGACCATCGCGCTGACGCTGCTGGGCCTGGGTTTCCTGCTCGGCGTCTCGATCCTGACCGCCCAGGCCGACGGCGCCGGCGAGTCCGGGCGGACCGGCGGCATCTGGCGCACGGGTCTCGTTCACGCCGCGGTTCTCGGCCTGGCGTTCCTGCTGATCTGCCAGTTCGGCGAATTCCTGCTCGGCGCCGTGGGTCACGACCCGGCGCTTGCCGCTGGCGGCGGCGAGGTGATGCGTATGCTGGGCTACGGCCTGCCGGCGGTGATGGTCTTCGTCGCCAGCTCGTTCTTTCTCGAGGGATTGAGCCGGCCGCTGCCCGGCATGGTCATCATGATGGCGGCCAACGTGGTCAATTTCGGCCTCAACTGGGTGATGATCTACGGCAATCTGGGCTTCTCCGGCATGGGCGCCGAGGGCGCGGCCCTGGCCACGACGATCGCCCGCTGGCTCACCGCCTTCGCCATTCTGACCTATATCTGGTGGCTGCCGGACCGCGACCGCTTCGGCATCCGGCGCGCGAGCCTGCCGGAGGCGCGCGTCGGCCGCCGGATGCGGCGACTGGGCTATCCCATGGGGCTGGCGATGTTCGTGGAAGTCGCGGCCTTCACCACGATGATCCAGCTTGCCGGCTTTCTCGGCGGCGATGGCATCGCCGGCTACCAGATCGCCCATAACCTGGTAGCGCTGGTGTTCATGTCGGCCATCGGGCTGGGCGCGGCGACGGGAGTCAGGGTGGGCAACGCCGTGGGCCGCGCCGACCCGCAGGGCGTGCGCAGCGCTCTCGCGGCCGGACTGGGGCTCGTTGTCGCCGCGATGACCGTGCTGGGCGGCAGCTTCCTCGCCATCCCCGAGACGCTGGTCGCGGTCTACACCGCCGACGCCGGTGTCGTCGCCTTCGCCCTGCCGGCGCTGGCTGTGGCGGGAACCATGATGATCTTCGACGGCTCCCAGGCGGTGCTGATCAATGCGCTGCGCGCCCTGGGCGACGTCTGGTTCCCGATGATGGCGCAGATTCTGTCCTTCTGGGTGCTGGCGATCCCTGCAGCCTGGATCATGGCCTTCCATCTGGAGCTCGGGACGGCCGGCCTGATGGGCGGAATCTACATCGGCGTGGTCGCTGCGACGGCGGTCAATGGCTGGCGCTTCCGGCGCATGTCTCACCGCCCGTTGCGCCGCGCCTGA
- a CDS encoding TVP38/TMEM64 family protein — protein MTDSHNGESAKRPGVLRRFGPLALLILAIAAFFAFGLDEWLSFRAIRDNRDALQAFVAERRVLAAIAFIAVYATATALSVPGATVLTVTGGFLFGNIFGTVWAVIGATIGATLVFLAARSALGDALRRRAGGRVKRLEEGFRENAFSYLLFLRLVPLFPFFVVNLAPAFLGVRLRTYVAATFIGIIPGGFVYAQVGHGLDSIFRAGGEPDLGDIFTTDVILAFVGLGLLALLPVAVRRFRARRRAKP, from the coding sequence ATGACCGACAGCCACAATGGCGAGAGCGCGAAACGACCGGGAGTCCTGCGCCGCTTCGGGCCGCTGGCGCTGCTGATCCTCGCCATCGCGGCGTTCTTCGCCTTCGGCCTGGACGAATGGCTCAGCTTCCGCGCCATCAGGGACAACCGCGACGCCCTGCAGGCCTTCGTCGCCGAGCGTCGGGTTCTCGCCGCGATCGCCTTCATCGCCGTCTATGCCACCGCAACGGCGCTGTCGGTGCCCGGCGCGACGGTGCTGACGGTCACCGGCGGATTCCTGTTCGGCAACATCTTCGGCACGGTCTGGGCCGTGATCGGCGCCACCATCGGCGCGACGCTGGTCTTTCTCGCCGCCCGCAGCGCCCTGGGCGACGCCCTGCGCCGCCGCGCCGGCGGCCGCGTGAAGCGGCTGGAGGAGGGCTTCCGCGAGAACGCCTTCAGTTACCTGCTGTTCCTGCGCCTGGTGCCGCTGTTCCCGTTCTTCGTCGTCAACCTGGCGCCGGCCTTCCTCGGCGTGCGTCTCAGGACCTATGTCGCGGCGACCTTCATCGGCATCATTCCCGGCGGCTTCGTCTACGCCCAGGTCGGCCACGGCCTGGACAGCATCTTCCGCGCCGGCGGCGAACCGGACCTCGGCGACATCTTCACCACCGACGTGATCCTGGCGTTTGTCGGTCTCGGCCTGCTGGCCCTGCTGCCCGTGGCGGTGCGGCGGTTTCGGGCCCGGCGTCGCGCGAAGCCCTGA
- a CDS encoding stimulus-sensing domain-containing protein gives MSPLARRILTINLPAFLVLVGAWFYLDQYRAGLLEARQQALEKEAHLIAGALGEAALAGPIEDLRIDATLAPYILRRAVVTTNARARLFDSNGRLMVDSRRLPASDRDVEARRLFDPDRSIWPLSLARDLWDRAMNWLPRRGEYPAYDEVSLSSDWTWPGIATALQGGDARQVWTLPDGRLLIGTAVPVQALKRVLGAVVLTVDSAEIDAAVRREQVGTLAVFAVAALITFLLSVFLSRSIIRPVQRLSQAADKVRNQGGQSADIPDLRNRHDEIGDLSVSLREMTSALNARVGAIETFAADVAHELKNPLTSLRSAVETLERAEKPEHREQLSRIILQDLARMNRLISEISDASRIDAEMGRIEREPVDIGRMVVDLQEVLQSPRPDIRIDIEVERDRSLMVLGAEHRLGQVLRNLVDNAVSFSPAGGRVLVTVRRDRADVVMSVEDQGPGVPEEARAKIFERFYSERPSGEDFGSHSGLGLNICRQIIEAHGGTIEVENIREVGKHGLLVGIRGARFTIRIPALARGGEG, from the coding sequence ATGTCGCCCCTTGCACGCCGTATCCTGACCATCAACCTGCCGGCCTTTCTGGTGCTGGTCGGCGCCTGGTTCTACCTGGACCAGTACCGCGCCGGCCTGCTTGAGGCGCGCCAGCAGGCGCTGGAGAAGGAAGCCCACCTGATCGCGGGCGCACTGGGCGAAGCGGCGCTGGCCGGGCCGATCGAGGATCTGCGCATCGACGCGACGCTCGCGCCCTATATTCTCCGCCGCGCCGTGGTCACGACCAACGCCCGCGCGCGGCTGTTCGATTCGAACGGCCGGCTGATGGTCGACAGCCGCCGCCTGCCGGCCAGCGACAGGGACGTCGAGGCCCGCCGCCTGTTCGATCCGGACCGGTCGATCTGGCCGCTGTCGCTGGCGCGCGACCTCTGGGACCGGGCGATGAACTGGCTGCCCCGGCGGGGCGAGTACCCGGCCTATGACGAAGTGAGCCTGTCGTCGGACTGGACCTGGCCGGGCATTGCCACGGCCCTGCAGGGCGGCGACGCGCGCCAGGTATGGACGCTGCCGGACGGCCGGCTGCTCATCGGGACGGCGGTGCCGGTCCAGGCGCTGAAGCGCGTGCTGGGCGCGGTGGTTCTGACTGTCGACAGCGCCGAAATCGACGCCGCCGTGCGCCGCGAACAGGTCGGCACGCTGGCTGTCTTCGCCGTGGCCGCGCTGATCACGTTCCTGCTGTCGGTCTTCCTCTCGCGCTCCATCATCCGCCCCGTCCAGCGTCTCTCACAGGCCGCCGACAAGGTCCGCAACCAGGGCGGTCAGTCCGCCGATATTCCCGATCTCAGGAATCGCCACGACGAGATCGGCGATCTCTCGGTCTCGTTGCGGGAGATGACCTCGGCGCTGAACGCCCGCGTCGGCGCCATCGAGACCTTCGCGGCCGATGTGGCTCACGAACTGAAGAATCCGCTGACCAGCCTGCGCAGCGCCGTCGAAACTCTCGAGCGTGCGGAGAAGCCCGAGCACCGCGAGCAGCTCAGCCGGATCATCCTGCAGGATCTGGCGCGGATGAACCGGCTGATCAGCGAAATCTCCGACGCCAGCCGCATCGACGCGGAGATGGGACGCATCGAACGCGAACCCGTCGATATCGGGCGCATGGTCGTCGACCTGCAGGAGGTGCTGCAGTCGCCCCGGCCCGACATCCGCATCGACATCGAGGTCGAACGGGACCGCAGCCTGATGGTGCTGGGCGCCGAACACCGGCTGGGCCAGGTGCTGCGCAACCTCGTCGACAATGCGGTTTCGTTCAGTCCGGCGGGCGGTCGCGTTCTGGTGACGGTGCGGCGGGACCGGGCGGACGTGGTCATGTCCGTCGAGGATCAGGGCCCCGGCGTGCCGGAGGAAGCGCGCGCCAAGATCTTCGAACGCTTCTACTCCGAACGGCCCAGCGGCGAGGATTTCGGCAGCCATTCGGGTCTGGGGCTGAACATCTGCCGCCAGATCATCGAGGCGCACGGCGGCACCATCGAGGTGGAGAACATCCGCGAGGTGGGCAAGCACGGCCTGCTGGTCGGTATCCGCGGCGCCCGCTTCACGATCCGCATACCCGCTCTCGCCCGGGGCGGAGAAGGTTAG
- a CDS encoding O-acetylhomoserine aminocarboxypropyltransferase/cysteine synthase family protein, with protein MSLDSKNPETIVLHAGHRADPTTGAVAVPIYQTTSYQFQHTEHAANLFALKELGNIYSRIMNPTCDALEQRVAALEGGAAALALASGQAASAFAVQNLARAGDNIVSSTDLYGGTWNLFANTLKDQGIEVRFVDPEDPQAFANATDDRTRAYYAETLPNPKLKVFPIAEVAEIGRGFGIPLIMDNTAAPIICKPFEHGAAVIVYSATKYIGGHGTSIGGLLVDGGNFDWEAHKERQPALNTPDPSYHGAVWAEAVKPLGPIAYILKARVTLLRDLGAAMSPFNAFQFLQGLETLPLRMRAHSENAAKVADYLKGHDKVDKVIFPGLQDGEARRRADAHLKGGYSGLLGFEIKGDKDAGAKFINALELFYHVANIGDARSLAIHPATTTHSQLTPEEQTASGVSDSYVRLSIGIEHIDDILADLEQALAKA; from the coding sequence ATGAGCCTCGATTCGAAGAACCCGGAAACCATCGTCCTGCATGCGGGACACCGCGCCGACCCGACGACCGGCGCGGTCGCCGTGCCGATCTACCAGACCACCTCGTACCAGTTCCAGCACACCGAGCATGCCGCGAACCTGTTCGCGCTGAAGGAGCTGGGCAACATCTACAGCCGCATCATGAACCCGACCTGCGACGCGCTGGAACAGCGCGTGGCGGCGCTGGAAGGCGGCGCGGCGGCGCTGGCGCTGGCGTCGGGTCAGGCGGCGAGCGCCTTCGCGGTGCAGAACCTCGCCCGCGCCGGCGACAACATCGTCTCCTCGACCGACCTCTATGGCGGCACCTGGAACCTGTTCGCCAACACGCTGAAGGACCAGGGGATCGAAGTCCGCTTCGTCGACCCGGAAGATCCGCAGGCCTTCGCCAACGCGACCGACGACCGGACCCGCGCCTATTACGCGGAGACCCTGCCCAATCCGAAGCTGAAGGTGTTCCCCATTGCCGAGGTCGCCGAGATCGGCCGCGGCTTCGGCATCCCGCTGATCATGGACAACACCGCGGCGCCCATCATCTGCAAGCCGTTCGAGCATGGCGCGGCGGTCATCGTCTATTCGGCCACCAAGTACATCGGCGGTCACGGCACCTCCATCGGCGGCCTGCTGGTCGACGGCGGCAATTTCGACTGGGAAGCCCACAAGGAGCGTCAGCCGGCCCTGAACACGCCCGATCCGAGCTATCACGGCGCCGTCTGGGCGGAGGCCGTGAAGCCGCTCGGTCCCATCGCCTACATCCTGAAGGCGCGGGTGACCCTGCTGCGCGACCTGGGCGCGGCGATGAGCCCTTTCAACGCCTTCCAGTTCCTGCAGGGCCTCGAGACCCTGCCGCTGCGCATGCGCGCCCACAGCGAGAACGCGGCGAAGGTCGCGGACTATCTGAAGGGCCACGACAAGGTCGACAAGGTGATCTTCCCCGGCCTTCAGGACGGCGAAGCCAGACGCCGCGCCGACGCCCATCTCAAGGGCGGCTACAGCGGCCTGCTGGGCTTCGAGATCAAGGGCGACAAGGACGCCGGCGCGAAGTTCATCAATGCGCTCGAACTGTTCTATCACGTCGCCAATATCGGCGACGCGCGCAGCCTGGCCATCCACCCGGCGACCACGACCCACAGCCAGCTCACGCCCGAGGAGCAGACGGCCTCCGGCGTCTCCGATTCCTATGTCCGCCTGTCGATCGGCATCGAGCACATCGACGACATCCTGGCCGACCTGGAACAGGCGCTGGCCAAGGCCTGA